DNA from Solanum stenotomum isolate F172 chromosome 3, ASM1918654v1, whole genome shotgun sequence:
CTTTTTCTTTACGCCAAgttatcataatttatttatttttccgaTTCATTTGTCTTTATAAACTCAAAAGATAAATAACCGAACAACAGTCCCAAGTTGCTATTtacaagggtaaaatagattAAATATTTGATCGATTTAATGAACATGTCTATTTAAAGGCGATATGACACCCACGACCTTTAAATCCTGGATCCTCCTCTGAATTTGCAAGTTTTTGCAAAAAATGGCGTTAGCTCCGTTTTATCCATTTTGTTTCGTTATATCCTGAACAAAACGATGATTCGAAATGTCCATCTGAATTAGTAAAGATTATTATCCCTCTATTTCACGGTGGTCTCATTTCCTCATCAGTAGAAAATTGATACTGTTGGATGATTTATAATTTCCAACTTTCGTAATAGTTATAATATGTTTCTGGCATACCTCTAGTTGACTGATTTTAGAGGTTTAAATTAAACGTCATGTGTTTGTTTGTATTGGACAGTTGATTTTGGAAAGTACTATTCAAATTTGTCGAATGATTAAGAAGTTTCAATTGCTTAGTGTGATTGGAGTTGGTTCATGATCGATAATGAAGAATAAATctaaaacaacctctctatctatATGAGTTAGGGGTAAGGTTTAGGTACACTCTACCCTTTCCAGACTCCACTTGTGAAATTACGTGGAGTATGTTGTTTGTTGTGCAATTGCAGTTTGATGAGTAGCTTGCGTGATGGTTTGCTTTTCATTGAGTCCATGAAAAAATGATTATTGTTGGGCTACCAAAAAAATTGTGAGAATGATTGATTCATCTTGATTTTGGAGATGAACAAGTAAAGTACATGGATTGTTAGTGGCAATTAATTATAATGTGTTTTCTTCCCAATTAAATgtacaacaaattaaagtaaagATTTGAGGACAAGCTTCTATTTCCgtttacaaatacaaatagtTGTGCTTAGTACTACTTTATTTGTTCTTATTACCTAGCTAATGTGGTTAAAGTTAATAATCATCTTTTACTCCTACCAAAGAAAAACCAATTGACTATTTTATTGTGTTCAAAATATATTGGTGaatgaaaacaacaaaataaagtcGAGGAGATAATTTCTTTCATGCTTTTGTCAATTGGATTTTTCAGAATTTAAATGGCTTATCTCCAAAGTGAAGTGTTATTTTCTATGCAATTTAAGGTTTTAGGTGCATTCCCGCTTCTCTTTACTATATCTGTTGAATTGTGTTAGTTGTTCactcctttaatttattttcaaaatctgTTATTGGAAATGTTTCTTGTGTTTAGAATCATAACACAAGATATATCTGGTAATATAAGAAGGGACAGGAGAATATGGTACACAATAAGGATTATATCTCATAGTAATTAATTCAACGGAAGGATGTACAGGTCAACATTGCCAATGGTGGAAGACACAATGATAATTGAGtcaatcaaatatttatgattttttaacataattttaattcatataCATGATATGAAATTCTTTTTATAGAGTTTCTGAGAATTCGTGCctaaatttttatattcattcAAAACTTCAAGTATCTATACCCCCCACCCCCCTACCCGCCCTGACTTTTTTCGGGTGATTTACGAGAATTACTATTGAAGTAGGTGATTTTGAACTTTTGACTCTACTTATTTCTTaggcaaaatttcaaatttaaactttaaagtaacaataacaaattcaaaatcacttattttcaaaactattgAATGTAATTTCTGGACTTCTCCTTATTTGAACTTTTGGTCCAAGTGCCTTTATTGATGGAGAAATTACTCAAACACATATCTTATTatatcataatctctaaaattttctatcatttaaaaatatttcaaaaatcccctctcggatacataaCTTTCCTCCCGCTGATATATCCCTattcctctcggatacatccctttCCTATGTATCTAGATCTTATCCCCTCTCTGATACATTCCTCTCCTCTCGGATACACCCTCCCCTATGTATCTGGATGTCCTATCCCCTCTCTGATACCTCCTCTCTTTGATACATCCCTCGCATATATATTCGGATGTCTACTGATGTATCCGAAAGTTCAGTGATGTATCTGAAAGTCCAGTGATGTATTCGAAATCTATAAATTTTAAGGGACTTTTgttatttgaaaaaaagtaagaaaataatgcaattagctcttaacatatgcgatttatgtaaattatactTTATTGATATAGTCCACTAGAATAATTAGAAATGGGCCTGAGCACAACATAACacaactcttaataaaaaaaagaagaaaaaatgtcaacaatagaacttatttatttaatttcaattaggaaagttatttttacttatttaaggagcttatttttttaaaaaaaaaaattaattaatcaaacatgaaaagaaatcaatgaacttttcaaaaattatttttcttcatatcaAACACAACCTttacaaaagaaataatcattCACACCCTGAATAAATGATTAAGAAAAAGGTTGACTAAGTCATAAAATATGATCACGTAACTTTAGTATTGTACCCATGAAATTACAAAGTTATATTTCGTCacattaaaataacttaattttataAACTATAGCAATGAAATTATTAAACACTTTTCTCACTACTTCAGTAACTTCTTGATTATCCACTTTGCCTTCTctgtttgataaaaataataatttgtaataTCAATAtggataaattataattttaatattagaagattgtttttgaattttaacgTGTACATCCAATTTATATATCGGTCTCTCCAAGAATATGAATATCTCCAAAAAAGATTTTCagttcaatttgtttttttttcctctccACTCGGACCAATCCATCGACTCGGATTATCCATTGACATGAACCTCAATGACAATGAATATATtaagatttgaattttgaattgaattaatgcctcaatatattgaaaaattatgaattttacagagaaaaacaatatatttatatgaCAAAATAACGCTCGCTAGCTATTTTTAGCCACTTaactgaaaaataattattgttatggtattttaaatttttccagtAAAATTTAATGACGAtgtcataaaatattatttgtgaaatttgaaacaacaaaaaatggttatattttttattattaaggtGCTAAAAATGGTCAATTTGTTTAGAAGGGACAATGATGCCATTATGACTTCACTTGCTATGAGAGATGGTAAATTATGCTGAAATTATGTCACCACTTCATTATTTTGTAcacataaaaagaagaagaaaaaagtccATTTATTCCTAATTCATAAGATTTGTTGAAACTATGTGGTCactttttatacaaaaaataataataattgtaacACACTTATAAATGCCCATCCATTCCTTCATATACATACACCTTACTATAATTTTTAGCTTTCTTTGTACAATTgatgtcttcttttttttttttgggtagatagagaaaaaaatttggctCACCAACTTGATTCCTTCACTTCCTTGAAGTCGATTGCTAATCGTTTTAAATTCTCTATCTTTTATCCCTTATATTTTCACAAATTATCTCCTCCCCCCACCCCCTAACAATCTTCTTGGTTTTCATCTTTTCTGGGGGCATGGATCAATAACATGTAAGTTGAATCAAACATATGTGTCAATTTATGTTTGAggttaaagggaaaagggtgaAATTTGCCCTTGCACTTTGCGTAATGAtccaaatattctttttgagtTGTTCATATTGTCACTAAACTTTGAAGATTAATGCTATTGTTATGCCAACGCTATCaccatcttcttcttccatACTTAAAGCCTCCCATGACTAGGTAACTGATTTGATTAGAGGGATGAGGAATGGTGGTTGACAACAATGCCGATTGAATTTGGATTATTTCAACCAAATTTGGACGGTTCCGCATAGTTCAATGGCAAATTTGACCTTTTTTTCCTTATTGAAATGACTTGTGTGTTAAAAAGCTATTGTTTTTAGTTAATATGGACAAATTGAGCTAACTTTTACAACGATAAGATAGATCTGTCTTCCAACTTTTATAGAGGAGATAATTGAACTATTTTGCAAAATTCAAAAAGCAAATTTACTTTCATGTCTATAGGAAGTTCATGAATGTTATTACTAATACAAATGCATTTCTTTCTTTGATCTTAAATTTACAACTCAATTAGTTCATCAATTAGAAATTTCACTACTTTTCCCACAAGTATCTATGTCAAAAGGTCTACTTTGTTTGAAGTTAAGTTAGTttagacaaaaaattaaaagtttacAATTGGAATGTCAATTCTTTAAACTTCAAAAATCCATCTTCAAAAACTAATTGAAAAATCATTAATGTATaaatgaaaatgatcaaaaataccccaaaCGTTTAGAATATGACTCATCAACTTTTCACTTTTGATCTAAAAATATCCTTAACCTTTGTTTTTGGCTCAACGTTATCCTTCCTTCACCTTCTGATCTACACACATCCTCAATCTTTGTTTTTCGCTCTAAAAAAGAACTGAATTTTCACCTTGGTGATGAGCGTTCGATTCCCCACATTCAAATcggacccaattttttttcttcaaaatcactttaaaaaaaagggaccaactaaataaataataatttattttttgaaaaaaataaaaaggaaaaaagttcaATGTCCAAACTTGGcctaaattttttatatttttttttaccttttttggcCTTTATCCTCATTCAACTAACCAAAAAATAGAACCAAACCCTAACTAAAATAAGGGATCCAATAAGCCCTAATGCAATAAGGCTTAACAATTTAGCCTATAAATTCTCCATATTCCCATAGAATTAGGGCACAAAAATTTCATCTTTTGATTGTTTGATCGATTTTGAGCTCATCCATCATCAATGGCGGCCGAAGGTACTCGATTGACAGGGGTTGTGTCTCGGTTCAGTAACCAAAAGGGTTACGGTTTCATCAAACCTGATGATGGAACCGAAGATCTTTTTGTTCATCAATCTGAGATCAAATCTGAGGGGTTTCGTTCGTTGTATGAAGGTCAGAAAGTTGAGTTTATGGTGACTGGGAATGGGGATAAGTATCAGGCTGTTGAGGTTACGGGTCCTGATGGAGCGCCTTTGGATGGAGGTCGTAACGGCGGCGGTGGTGGTAGGGGTATGGGTCGTGGTGGTGATCGGAGGAATGGGAATGGGTTTTTGAGAAGTGGGGGTGGTGGTGAGTGTTATAACTGTGGTAGGGTGGGTCATATGGCTAGGGATTGTGATCTTATCAGTGGTGGAGGAGGTGGCGGCGGCGGTGGTGGAGGAGGTGCGTGTTATACTTGTGGAATGACGGGGCATATAGCTAGGGATTgtgttggtggtggtggtggtggtgctGGAAGTGGTGGAGGCGCCTGTTACACTTGTGGAATGACAGGGCATATAGCTAGGGATTGTGATCgtagtggtggtggtggtggcggCGGTGGTGCTGGAAGTGGTGGCTGTTACAATTGTGGTGGACTTGGGCACATGGCTCGAGATTGCCCTAGTGAGAGACGTGGCAGCGGTGGTGGTGCAGGTGGTGGTAGTGGggcttgttataattgtggattGCCAGGGCACCTGGCAAGGGACTGTTCACGCGAGAGTGGTGGCGGTGGTGGTGACAGATTTGGGAGATCCGGTGGTGGCGGCAGTGGTGACAGGTTTGGGAGATCTAGTGGCGGCGGAAGCAAGTGCTACAACTGTGGAGAAACTGGCCATTTTGCAAGGGAATGCACCAGCCCAGCTGTGAAGTGAAAAAATCTTTTAGAGGAAGAGTTGTCATGTACAtgatcttctctttttctcttgtCTTCCTATTTAGGagtatttaattaatatggatAATACAGACTTGTTTCTTTTGTTACTTTTAGTTTCCTACATACATGCATTGGTAGCTTTTAGGATAACAAATTAGTTGTTGGGATTTGCTACAAACTGTTTCTGTGATggaaagttttgatttttgttggttatacaaatatataaaaagctCGGCTTTGGATTTGGAATTTTTGGGTTTCTCATGGTAAATTTCACTTTGGATTAATGTTTTATGTCCATTAATATTTTCCCTCTTTGATGTTCATGCTTCTGCATTTTGAATTCATGGGAAAAGTTGTGCAACTCTAGCAGCTTCAATCTTTTTGCTCGTATCTGAGATGTTTCACTTCTTTATTTGTAGTGATTATGTCTTCTGTATGCTTTATGTCTGTGTGGGTTTGGGAATGCCCGGTGCTCATCGAGTGACGATATTCGGCCATAATCCTAGAATAGTCTTTCTGTTGCTTAATCAGGGGGAGATACTGGTGATTGATTGAGTTTTGATCTATGCTTTAGTCAATGGATTCTGTTTAGGTTAGGAGATTGCCTTTGGGGGTTATCATTGAGTTGTAAGTTATGCAATTGCTTTCTATTGCTGCTGTACTAGCTTTGGTTTTTCTTGCAGTTAGTTAGAGATAGTACTGAACCTTAGACTCTAAATATGGACTGAAGTTACATGAACATTCTTGGTATTGTTGAAGCTTTTGATCTTGCTAAACACGGTAGTGAATAGTGATGTGTCATACTTTGTGGTGTGGTACTGAAGCTTGAATATCTGTGTAAAGTTTACACAATGTGTTTTTTTCCAGTTGCCAGCATATAATTAAATGATTGATTTTCTTTACTCAAAGTGAGAACTGAGTAAAGGGACGAGTGCGTGGATCCATCTTAAGGTGGCTGTTTTACAGTGTTGTTGCCTTGGCTATCTCAGGACCATTAAGACTTTGCtaagtgtttctctatttagGCTGCATATTTGGACTCAATACATATGACCTTGTCTATTTGATGCCTGATATGGAGTATGAATAAAATTAGTGTCCATACTCACTTGTTTTGGAATACAATTGTGATAGGCTCgttaaacaaatattttgagtgCTACTagtttaatttcaaaataaaataaaatattttgagtgcTAGTATTGATGTAGcaaggaatagaaatagaaaataatagtGCTAAGGATTAGTAGTTAAATGATGAATTCAGCTATTAAAGTTTTAAACGATGAACCATAAACTTTCTAGATAAACGAAGAACTTGTTAAATGCTAGCCTCCAAATCTCCAATGGGGGTAGTCTTCCTAGTCAAGGGGTAGATGAAGATCTTCTTTCCACCACTAAGTCCGAGGAAAATGTGAAGGTGGGTGGGACTCTTTCCTTCTCGGAACTCTCAAGTTGTCTTTAGTTTATCTTCACTATTAATTTTATCACATCAAATTCTGTCAAGGTTTTGAATGAATATTTGCACCTCACTGATCCTAGTCTCCTCCATACTAGTGTGTTTAGATGAAAATCAAATATTGTCGGGTGGTAGGAATGGTGTATGCGAACTCATCATCCCTTGCAGATAACAGTTTCTAAACAGGCAGTGTTGTGCTGATTCATTCTTGTTCTCTGGTCTTCATTCTCCAGAATTTGAGCCAGAGGGTCTACCGGAAACgacctctctaccccacaaaggtatGGGTAAGGTCTGAAGTACATCCTACTCTCCTaaacctcacttgtgggattacactaggttgttgttgttgttgtcctAGTTCTCCAAAGTGATGTTCTGACTTAACTGAAATGTTGTATATTCCATGTTTCTGTTTCTGGTTCCAAATTATGTGTTGTAACTAGTAAGTACCATCTTTTTAGCATTGGCATCTAAGTTGCATGAACTCTTCACTTTCGTTGCCGCACTTGtgttggattctccaaaaatacactacttttggaaaATCTGACGCACACCcattgatatttttgaagagtccaagcaaacATAGATTGGCATAACTGGTGTTGGTTTCATAACGGAAGTTTTGGTGACAAGTTGAGCTACTAAGAGTAGGCATGATCAAACTTCTAGTAAATAAGAGACTATTAGAGGCAGCCTGACTTTAGTATATAGATCAATTTGTGTGTCAAGCTTCACTCTGAATGCCTTCTTGATTGAGAACCTTGAGACATGGGTCAAGTTGAACTCATTGCCATCATTagcattttttttatgacaaggaaaaTCCGCAGCTGCTACCCTTTGTTTGTGCACAAGGTAAAAGCCCCGCTCTTATCCATTAGCATTTTCCTCAGACTGAAAGTCAATCCATTGAATTGTTCGGGTTTGACTCAAGTTTTGACATATACTTTAGTGGAGGAATCAATATCAGAAATAGAATCACTGTCTACAATATCAGCTTGGTTGTAGACAGTAGGGATTACAGTAGGATAAGCAAATTTGATTTCTGATTCTGCTCGAGTCAAGGGTTTATCGGAAACCACTACTCTACCCCTCTCAAAgttaggggtaaggtttgcttACGTTCCACTCCCTTCGTCCCTACTTGTGGAACACACTGCATGTTTTGTTGTCGTTGATTAATGATTCTGCTTTAGATGGAAGCCAAAAGGAAATTTGTGGATTATATATGCATTAACTATGCAAGGGTTAGGCATTGAAAAGTCAAATCACATCTACGACTAGTCGCATAATTTGAAAAGTcaaatcaaatcgaaaaaaaaaatctgactaGGTCAggtttattttgatttggtaaCAAAaataaactgaaccaaatcgataaattaaatgtataatttttaaaagccAACTTTTAAAGATTTGATATTGGATTTTCTTTGAAAACATGACGAGAAATATTTATGATTCTCTTATTGGATgtgatattatttatttaatagaatTGTGTAGTGCATTCATTTTTATATACTGCTTAATTTAATATGTAgtcacttatatatatatataaaaatggaGTGTTGTTAAAATTTATCAATCTATTTGTTCTTTGCAAGATATATTGAACTCTTATATAATTGTTGAATTTGAGATGGagtatttcagtaatttttaaattaaatatagcGTATTGTCTTTTAGGTTTATAttgagttgtgtttgattattaAAATTTAGTTAAGTTCAAATGCATGCATTATTGAAAATTATTGTTAGACTAATTACATAGCTATTATGTGTTCAATAGATCATATATTACTCATtttgtcaattattattattgatttggTAAAAATCGACAGAACCAAATGTACACTTCAACTTTGAAACCCCACTTGAATCTAACACCAAAGGTTCAAATTGCCTTGTAATTTATGACACTGCATTTGAGttattttatggaaaaattatttaaatacatagcttattttattatatttttttaaatttttctttcatttgaaaaaaattataaaaatttctacCGTCTCCTATTTTCGGATGATGTACACGATTGTATCCGAAATCAAGATACAATGTATCATGTATCTGGATTTCCTaaatttaagggatttttgtaatttggaaaATAGTAGAAATATAATGTAATTAGCTTTTAACATTAtgagatttgtgtaaaatttagTACTTTTTTTATCCAACCCATTTAATTCTACGTGAATTGGGCAAGTTAAATGGGTTTGGACCAAATTTGTTACCTTTATATGCATTATATGTCGCTTAATTCCTACTAAACTTATAATAATAGACACGGAAAGTTTGTTTAAGACATAACTTAGTTCCTATATTACATAGTCATACAAGTAAacatagttaattaattaaacaaaatatttttccaaagGGTGATTATTTATTACAAACTAACTTAAAGAAAAGGtaaactatcaaattaaagttagCTAGTAATCAAGGACAAATATACAGAGCTTAAGAGTAATTAAGATCATTGAGATGAAAATTTTTAGGATTATGGTATTGCTAACAATTATGTTGAGTATTCATCTGAATTAACATAGTGATTTATCTAAAATTACAATTAACAAGGTTTAATATTATGAATAAAAATTTCTCGAGTCTTAACTCGAAAACATttaattcaaagttcaagaatataaaatttaaaaggttttttttatttcttaaaatttaatgagaaataaaaatcagacaaacaaattgaaacgaagagagtaataaataaaatgcatACTTTACTATAATTAATATTCTTGTATAATCTCAACGAACAAGTAAAAGTACACACAGAGAGTACTAATATAGGAAAAGTTACTTGGGTGGGtactatttaataaataattacttattttaacaatattttttaatttatcaccatttatagcaatacataacaatattatgataaatccgcactatatatatatatgttaaaagtGAAATGTTCATGCAATATaagtgtattatattatatattaaaagtgaacTGTTCATGCAATATAAGTGTATTTATagtattctaaaaatatattatgtttgtttggtAAAAAATCGACACAATatttataagtgtattaaaatatGTGATAAATATATTACTCAGCAACaaaatttgtattatatatgttatataaattattctttgtattatatattaaaactgtattttatatgtattataaatgttaagtaaaaaagaaaatattcttactataaatagtaaatattttcttaatataacaTATTTACTTAACAAAAACAATTGCCGACCTACATTATTATTGGTAATGTTTTCCTCCAATGTCCCTCCAAAATACTTTCTATATATATCatccttttttattttccataacaaaaatcaatatttttttactagtataaatttaaatatcatCTTAATATTTCATCATCAAATTGTCcccttatttttttcatattatttttacgTGCCCACATTGCCTTCTTcacacatttatttttttcctcataACACAAAGAAAGATGAATACTCAAGTTTCTCTTGCcttctttttcttatgtttCATCATTCTAATTTCAGGTGAcatttttttaacttcttctATGTAAAATTTGATGGTATATTGAATTCGTAATCCATAATTTCTTATAATAATTACGATATTTCAGTgctaaaaaaagttaaattgatCAAGTTCATATACTAGATGTCTCTGTGTTTGGATTTGACTATTCAGAgtagaacaaataaataatataataatctcAAGTCAATGTATAATAATAACGGGATTAACCGTCAAATTTTTATAGATATTTTAgtgaatttttatatatatagagagagagccGGAGTAAGTATCTGAAGATTCCTATTGGATTCTAATAagttatttgtatatattcaaTGAGTTTCTTAagacaaatacaaaatttagaTCAAAATTATTAGATTCTGTTTACAAGGTCCAAACAAAAGTTATTTGGGAACGTGATTGAAGATAATCCATATAGTCGATGTCAATTAATTTAAGATTTAGAcgtagttgattgatt
Protein-coding regions in this window:
- the LOC125860197 gene encoding glycine-rich protein 2, coding for MAAEGTRLTGVVSRFSNQKGYGFIKPDDGTEDLFVHQSEIKSEGFRSLYEGQKVEFMVTGNGDKYQAVEVTGPDGAPLDGGRNGGGGGRGMGRGGDRRNGNGFLRSGGGGECYNCGRVGHMARDCDLISGGGGGGGGGGGGACYTCGMTGHIARDCVGGGGGGAGSGGGACYTCGMTGHIARDCDRSGGGGGGGGAGSGGCYNCGGLGHMARDCPSERRGSGGGAGGGSGACYNCGLPGHLARDCSRESGGGGGDRFGRSGGGGSGDRFGRSSGGGSKCYNCGETGHFARECTSPAVK